A genome region from Clostridium pasteurianum includes the following:
- the trpB gene encoding tryptophan synthase subunit beta encodes MNGRFGIYGGQYVPETLMNAVNDLEVEFNKAINDEAFMKEYKYYLEKYVGRETPLYFAENMTKDLGGAKVYLKREDLNHTGSHKLNNALGQVLLAKRMGKKRVIAETGAGQHGVATATAAALFGLKCEVFMGAEDVKRQALNVFRMKILGAKVTSVTSGTNTLKDAINAAMRDWVTNIDDTYYVIGSVMGPHPYPTIVKDFQRVIGDEVKKQSMEAIGKLPDYIVACVGGGSNSMGIFYPFIKDEGVKLIGVEAAGLGIDTPMHAATITKGSVGIIHGMMTYVLQDEDGQITPAYSVSAGLDYPGVGPQHSYLHDINRARYESVTDKEAVDAFLYLSEKEGIIPALESSHAVAYAMKLAPTLSKDEVLVINLSGRGDKDVNTVMKILEERENGK; translated from the coding sequence ATGAATGGAAGGTTTGGAATATATGGAGGACAGTATGTTCCTGAAACACTAATGAATGCAGTAAATGATCTTGAAGTTGAATTTAATAAAGCTATAAATGATGAAGCGTTTATGAAGGAATATAAATACTATCTTGAAAAATATGTTGGAAGAGAGACACCTTTATATTTTGCTGAAAATATGACAAAAGATCTTGGAGGAGCAAAAGTATATTTAAAAAGAGAAGATTTGAACCATACTGGTTCTCACAAGTTAAATAATGCTTTAGGTCAAGTACTTTTGGCAAAGAGAATGGGTAAAAAGAGAGTTATAGCTGAAACAGGAGCAGGACAACATGGAGTTGCAACAGCTACAGCAGCAGCTTTATTTGGACTTAAATGTGAAGTATTTATGGGAGCTGAAGATGTAAAAAGACAGGCACTTAACGTATTTAGAATGAAAATTTTAGGTGCAAAGGTTACTTCAGTTACATCGGGGACAAACACGCTCAAAGATGCCATAAATGCAGCTATGAGAGATTGGGTTACAAACATAGATGACACTTATTATGTAATAGGCTCAGTAATGGGACCACATCCATATCCAACAATAGTTAAAGATTTTCAAAGAGTAATAGGGGATGAAGTGAAAAAGCAGTCCATGGAGGCAATTGGTAAACTTCCCGATTATATAGTTGCATGTGTAGGTGGTGGAAGCAATTCTATGGGAATATTTTATCCTTTTATAAAGGACGAAGGGGTTAAGCTCATAGGTGTAGAAGCAGCTGGATTAGGTATTGACACTCCAATGCATGCAGCGACTATTACAAAGGGAAGCGTTGGTATAATACATGGAATGATGACTTATGTACTTCAGGATGAAGATGGACAGATAACTCCAGCATATTCTGTATCAGCAGGCCTAGATTATCCAGGAGTTGGTCCGCAGCATTCATATCTACACGATATTAATAGAGCAAGGTATGAATCTGTGACAGATAAAGAAGCTGTAGATGCTTTCTTGTATTTATCTGAAAAAGAAGGAATAATTCCTGCACTTGAAAGTTCACATGCAGTAGCTTATGCGATGAAATTAGCTCCTACGTTATCTAAGGATGAGGTTCTTGTTATAAACCTTTCTGGAAGAGGAGATAAGGATGTAAATACTGTAATGAAAATATTGGAGGAGAGAGAAAATGGCAAATAG
- the trpA gene encoding tryptophan synthase subunit alpha, with protein MANRIDLKFKELKDKNKKALIPFVTSGYPDTETTKEIIIAMEKSGADLVELGIPYSDPVADGPVIQIASAKALKNGLKIRNIMKMAKELRGEVKIPLVYMGYFGCVFNYGVERFIKDSKESGIDGMIIPDLPLEERSKVTEIADKYEFYIIPLVAPTSEDRISKIVKGTKGFIYCVSTNGVTGVRNAISTDIKAYTDVVAKASSTPKCIGFGISGSEMAEKMKPYCDGVIIGSAVMKIIEEDIPKEKMLSKVESFISKVNEVL; from the coding sequence ATGGCAAATAGGATTGATTTGAAGTTTAAAGAGTTAAAAGATAAAAATAAAAAAGCTTTGATACCATTTGTTACGAGTGGGTATCCTGATACAGAAACTACAAAAGAAATTATAATTGCAATGGAGAAAAGTGGGGCAGATTTAGTTGAGCTTGGAATTCCATATTCAGATCCAGTAGCCGATGGACCAGTTATACAGATAGCCTCTGCTAAAGCTCTTAAGAATGGACTTAAGATAAGAAATATAATGAAAATGGCAAAGGAACTGCGAGGAGAAGTAAAAATACCTTTAGTATATATGGGGTACTTTGGATGTGTATTTAATTACGGAGTAGAGAGGTTCATAAAGGATTCTAAAGAGTCTGGTATAGATGGCATGATAATTCCGGATTTACCACTGGAGGAAAGATCCAAAGTAACTGAAATAGCAGACAAGTATGAATTTTATATAATACCCCTTGTAGCACCTACATCTGAGGATAGGATAAGTAAAATAGTTAAGGGTACTAAGGGCTTCATATACTGTGTTTCAACTAATGGTGTTACCGGAGTTAGAAATGCTATATCAACTGATATAAAAGCTTATACAGATGTTGTAGCTAAAGCATCAAGTACACCAAAATGCATAGGGTTTGGTATATCAGGGTCTGAAATGGCAGAGAAGATGAAACCATACTGCGATGGTGTAATTATAGGAAGTGCTGTAATGAAAATAATAGAAGAGGACATACCAAAAGAGAAAATGTTAAGTAAGGTAGAAAGTTTTATTTCTAAAGTTAACGAAGTGCTATGA
- a CDS encoding Mini-ribonuclease 3: MDFNSLDKKFTENRARQLNPLVLAFVGDAVYENFVRIYLTDKYDTMTVNKLHIKAIEFVKAHAQSEFMKKIYDDLNEDEKYIYKRGRNAKSGTSPKNADICEYRTATGFEALIGYLYITDKMERVNFILEKIVDIKEQQDKIGR, from the coding sequence ATGGATTTTAATAGTTTAGATAAAAAGTTCACTGAAAATAGAGCTAGACAGCTTAACCCACTGGTTTTGGCATTTGTAGGAGATGCTGTTTATGAGAATTTTGTAAGAATATACTTAACAGATAAATATGATACTATGACAGTAAATAAACTTCATATAAAAGCAATTGAATTTGTAAAGGCTCATGCACAAAGCGAATTTATGAAAAAAATTTATGATGATTTGAATGAAGATGAGAAATATATATATAAAAGGGGAAGAAATGCAAAATCAGGGACTTCACCAAAGAATGCTGATATATGTGAATATAGGACGGCGACTGGCTTTGAAGCTCTAATAGGATACCTTTATATAACAGATAAAATGGAAAGAGTTAATTTTATACTTGAAAAGATAGTAGATATAAAAGAACAGCAAGATAAAATTGGAAGGTGA
- a CDS encoding phosphoribosylanthranilate isomerase: MVKIKICGIRREEDVEFINKYKPDYMGFVFAKSKRQVDANTAMELGKKIDPKIKKVGVFVNEGVEIVKKIAVCASLDIIQLHGDEDEDYIKKLDGFTIWKAVNIGSEEDISKFKNYSAAGFLVDSFDGSNRGGTGKTFNWNFLKTMKNKISKPIIAAGGLNIDNVEKCIKVLSPFGVDVSSGVETDGFKDEEKIKNFIMRVRNFK; encoded by the coding sequence ATGGTCAAGATTAAGATATGCGGAATAAGAAGGGAAGAGGATGTTGAATTTATAAATAAATATAAACCTGATTATATGGGCTTTGTTTTTGCCAAAAGTAAACGTCAGGTTGATGCAAATACTGCTATGGAACTTGGAAAAAAAATTGATCCCAAAATCAAAAAAGTTGGTGTTTTTGTAAATGAAGGCGTGGAAATAGTGAAGAAAATTGCAGTATGTGCAAGTCTTGATATTATTCAACTTCATGGTGATGAGGATGAAGATTATATAAAGAAATTAGATGGATTTACTATATGGAAGGCTGTAAATATAGGCTCAGAAGAAGATATAAGTAAATTCAAGAATTATAGTGCAGCTGGATTTTTAGTAGATAGTTTTGATGGTTCAAATAGAGGAGGAACCGGAAAAACATTTAATTGGAATTTTTTAAAAACAATGAAAAATAAAATTTCGAAGCCGATTATTGCGGCTGGGGGCTTAAATATAGATAATGTAGAAAAATGTATAAAAGTGCTTAGTCCTTTTGGTGTGGATGTTTCCAGTGGGGTAGAAACTGATGGCTTTAAGGACGAAGAAAAAATAAAAAATTTTATAATGAGAGTGAGGAATTTTAAATGA
- the trpC gene encoding indole-3-glycerol phosphate synthase TrpC: MILDEIVAAKKLQLVEDKKVLSLDDIKAKLDVCKYEKRNFKDALKKEKISIISEIKKASPSKGIIREDFDPEKIGEIYEKIDIDAISILTEKKYFLGKNEYIEKVKSITSKPILRKDFVVDEYQLYEAKLIGADAVLLIAAVLKDKLKYFYDKTLELGIDSITEVHNEEEACNAAEAGCAVIGINNRDLRDFSTNLKTTERLMKYVPKDRTIVSESAIKTTEDILYLRSIGVDAVLIGETFMRNIDNLEFVHEFLEKAKSE; the protein is encoded by the coding sequence TTGATACTTGATGAAATTGTTGCAGCTAAAAAGCTTCAGCTAGTAGAAGATAAAAAAGTACTTAGTTTAGATGATATAAAAGCTAAATTAGATGTTTGCAAATATGAGAAAAGAAATTTTAAGGATGCACTTAAAAAAGAAAAAATATCAATAATATCTGAAATAAAAAAGGCATCTCCATCTAAGGGAATAATAAGGGAGGATTTTGATCCTGAAAAGATAGGAGAAATTTATGAAAAAATAGATATAGATGCAATATCTATTCTCACTGAAAAAAAATATTTCCTGGGAAAAAACGAGTATATTGAAAAAGTAAAAAGTATAACGTCGAAACCTATATTAAGAAAGGATTTTGTAGTAGATGAATATCAGCTTTATGAAGCTAAACTCATAGGAGCTGATGCAGTTTTACTTATAGCTGCAGTTTTAAAGGATAAGTTAAAGTATTTTTATGATAAGACTTTAGAGCTTGGGATTGATTCAATAACTGAAGTCCATAATGAAGAAGAGGCATGTAATGCTGCCGAAGCCGGGTGTGCTGTTATCGGCATTAATAATAGGGATTTAAGAGACTTTTCAACAAATCTAAAAACTACAGAAAGGCTTATGAAGTATGTTCCTAAGGATAGAACAATTGTATCAGAAAGTGCGATAAAGACTACGGAGGATATTTTGTATCTGAGATCAATTGGAGTAGATGCTGTTTTAATTGGTGAAACTTTTATGAGGAATATAGATAACTTGGAATTCGTACATGAATTTTTAGAAAAAGCAAAGAGTGAGTAA